The DNA window AGCACGATGTCTCGGCGCGGGCCGGGTTCGCCCGCCAGGACCTGGCGGATGATCAGGGCGTTCTCCGCGCGATCGCCGCCGCGCAGGTCCTGGATCGTGGCCCGCGACAGCCCGAAATCCTCGGGGCGAACGGTCGAGCTCCGGACCACTCCCTCGTGGACTTCGGAGATGTGACTCGGGCCGGTGTTGGAGATCTCGTCGAGCCCGTCGGCGCCGTGGACGACGAAGGCTCTCAAGGTGCCGAGCTCGGCCAGGACGCGGGCGAGCGTCTCCGTCAGCGCGTCCGAGTAGACCCCGATGATCTGGGCGTTGGCGCCGGCGGGGTTGGTCAGCGGCCCCAGCATGTTGAAGACGGTGCGGATGCCCATCTCGCGGCGCGCCGCCATGACGTGCTTCATGGCCGTATGCAGGAGCGGCGCGTAGAGGAAGCCGATCCCGACCTCGTCCACGCAGCGGGCGATCTTGGCCGGCGGGAGCTCGATGTTGATGCCGAGCGTCTCGACCACGTCGGCGGACCCGCAGAGCGAGGAGACCGAGCGGTTGCCGTGCTTGGCGACCTTGAGCCCGGCCCCAGCCACGACAAAAGCGGTGGCGGTGGACACGTTGAACGTCCCGGAGGCGTCGCCGCCCGTGCCAGCGGTGTCGATCAGCATCTCGCGGTCCGTGCCCGTCGCCCCCACGACCTCGCCTGCCTGCGTTCGGACCTTGACCGCCTTCTGGCGCATCACCTGGGCGAAGCCGATCAGCTCCTCCACCGTCTCGCCCTTCATCCGGAGCGCGGTGAGGAACGCGGCGATCTGGGCGTTCGTCGCCGCGCCCGACATGATCGCCTCCATGGCCGCCGCCGCCTCGATGCGCGAGAGATCCCTGCGATCCACGAGGGCGCGCACGGCCTCGGTGATGATCGGACTGGTCACGGCCGTTCGCCTCCCCGCTCCCCGCGCGGCCTGATCGCGGCGGCGGCATCGAGCACCTCGCCGATATTGACCGGCTTGGCGAGCACCGAATGCACGCCGCTGGCCTGGAGCTCCTCCGGGGAAACCTCGACCGCGAAGCCGCTGACCAGGATCACCGGCAGGCCCGGCACCGCGTCGCGCACGGCGCGGGCGAGCTCCCAGCCCGTCATCCCGGGCATGCTCAGATCGCTGAAGACCAGGTCGAGCGGCTCACTCCTGATGCGCGAGAGCCCCTCGGAGGCGCTGCGCGCGACCCCGACCGTGTGCCCGGCCGAGCGGAGCACGTCGGCGACCATGTCCCCCACGGACTCCTCGTCGTCGACCACGAGGCAGCGCAGCGTCACCGCGGGCCCGGCCGCGCCGGCATCGGGGACCGGCGCCCGCGGCGCGGCGCCGACCGGGAAGAGCAAGGTGAACGTCGTTCCCCGGCCCTCCTGGCTGTCAACGGTGATGGTCGCGCCGTGCCGCGAGAGAATGCCGTAGGTCATGGACAGCCCGAGCCCCGTCCCCTTGGGACCCTTCGTCGTGAAGAACGGGTCGAAGATCTTGCCCCGCACGGCCTCCGGGATCCCGACACCCGTGTCGACGACGCGGAGCTCGATCGACTCCCCCCGGCGCGCCGTCGAGAGCGTGAGCGTGCCGCCGCGGGGCATGGCGTCCACCGCGTTGAGGATCAGGTTGGTCATCACCTCTCGAAGCTCGGCCGGGTCGCTGAGCGTCGTCGGCAGGTCGGTGGAGAGCTCGGTCACCGCGCTAATGGCGATCCCGCGCCGCGGCGGCTCGAGGCGCCATGAGGATTCGGTCAGCTCGAGCGCCTCGCGGACGACCTGGTTGAGGTCCACCGCGACGGCAGGCTGGTCCCGCCGGATGCGCGTGAACTCCTGGAGCCGCCGGACCGTTTTCGCGCCGTCCGTCGCCGAGCGCTCGATGATCTGAAGCCATTGGCGCGCCGTTGGGTCCGCGACTCGGTGCAGCAGCAGCTGGGCGCGCCCCAGGATGGCGGCGAGGAGGTTGTTGAAATCGTGCGCCACGCCCGAGGCCATCTCGCCGAGCGCGCGGAGCTTCTCGCTGCGCACCAGCTGATCCTGCGCCAGCGCCAGGTCCTCGTAGGCGCGGGTGCGGTCCTGGTAGAGCCGCGCGCTGCGAAGCGCCAGCGCCGCCAGGCCCGCGATGTTCGTCAGCACGCGCTCGTCGGCCTCGGAGAAGGGCCTGTCGGTGCTGCGCAGCGCCAACACGCCCACCACCTGGGAGCCGGCCAGCATGGGCACGCCGATCCAGTGCGGCAGGGCCTGGTTGCCCGGCGCGGGCTCCATGCCGCGGCGGACGCATTCCCCGGCGTAGTCGTCCGTCCGGATGGGCCGGCCCGACGTCGCGACGTTGGCCATGAGGCCTATCCGGTCGTGGATGGAGCGCCGCGGCAGCTCGAGGTCGCGGACGCCGTCCTGCATGCGCAGGAGCGGCACCATCTCCGCCGTGGCGTCGTCGATGACGACCAGGACCGTGTGGCGGGCGTCGAGGAGCCGCGCAACCTGGCGGTGGATGGCCTCGACCACGTCCTCCTGGCGCAGCTGGCCCGTGACGGTGCGGGAGAGGTCGTGGAGCACGGAGAGCTCAGACAGGAGCGCCTCGCTCTCCTCGAGCCGGAGCCGCGTCTGGCGTGTCAGGTCGGCGTTGTCCATGAAGAGGCCGACCTGGGAGGCGACGCCCTCGATCAGCCGCACGTCCTGCGGCGGGAACGAACGCCCCGTCTCCCACCAGACGAGGAACACCCCGCCCACAGGCTCGCCGCCGGCCAGGGCGGGCGCGAAGAGGACGGAGTGAGAGTCGATGCCCTCGAACACCTGCTGGTCTATGCGGGGATCGTTTTTCACGTCCACGGACCAGGCCGCCCGCCCCTCGCGCATCAGTTGACGGAGAGCGGGCATGCGCTCGAG is part of the Candidatus Methylomirabilota bacterium genome and encodes:
- the trpD gene encoding anthranilate phosphoribosyltransferase, yielding MITEAVRALVDRRDLSRIEAAAAMEAIMSGAATNAQIAAFLTALRMKGETVEELIGFAQVMRQKAVKVRTQAGEVVGATGTDREMLIDTAGTGGDASGTFNVSTATAFVVAGAGLKVAKHGNRSVSSLCGSADVVETLGINIELPPAKIARCVDEVGIGFLYAPLLHTAMKHVMAARREMGIRTVFNMLGPLTNPAGANAQIIGVYSDALTETLARVLAELGTLRAFVVHGADGLDEISNTGPSHISEVHEGVVRSSTVRPEDFGLSRATIQDLRGGDRAENALIIRQVLAGEPGPRRDIVLMNAAAALVVGGKARDFKEGVALAAQSIDSGAAAARLVGLVALSQRLGSE